In Coregonus clupeaformis isolate EN_2021a unplaced genomic scaffold, ASM2061545v1 scaf0338, whole genome shotgun sequence, the following are encoded in one genomic region:
- the LOC121563189 gene encoding LOW QUALITY PROTEIN: NLR family CARD domain-containing protein 3-like (The sequence of the model RefSeq protein was modified relative to this genomic sequence to represent the inferred CDS: deleted 1 base in 1 codon) → MTVLSVEKRSRTRPVLQQLSQPNKTRGSENSKTTCTLDDSLQRAIVNHKDSLKRRYECVIEGMEIAGNQTPLNRIYTELYITEGESEGVNNEHEVWQLETASRTPTSHDTAIHCNDIFKPLPGQERSIRTVLTKGIAGIGKTVSVQKFILDWAEEKANQDVDIIFVLPFRELNLIKDLQYSLLRLLNGFHTELDIGNAKNLTACKAMFIFDGLDESRLPLDFQHNEKVSDVTQPSSVDVLLTNLIKGNLLPSALLWITSRPAATNQIPPKCVDQVTEVRGFNDPQKEEYFRKRFSDEDLASRIISHIKTSRSLHIMCHMPVFCWISAIVLEHMLSTDKRREMPTTLTEMSIHFLLIQTSLKNQKYHGRDEMDQQELMESDKEIILKLGKLAFENLEKGNLMFYEEDLKECGIDVKEASVYSGVCTQIFKEESVLFQRVVYCFVHLSIQEFLSAVYMYHCYTTKNMDALKPFLKRKSRPASEELTLHELLKSTVDKALESKNGHLDLFVRFLHGMSLESNQKLLRGLVTQTESSPDSVKKTIRSLKVMQRKNISPERCINLFHCLIEMKDHSVQEKIQAYLRSKKRSKKLTHSQCSALAYMLQISEEVLDVFDLKQYKTSQEGRRRLLPAVRGCRKALLTGCTLTDTSCEVLASALSSNPSNLRELDLSKNDLKDSGVKLLSAGLGNPYCKLETLRLSGCLVTEEGCASLVSALKSNPSHLRELDLSNNDLKDSGVKLLSAGLGNPHCKLETLRLSRCLVTEESCASLVSALRSNPSHLRELDLSINDLKDSGVKLLSAGLGNPHCKLETLRLSGCLVTEEGCASLVSALKSNPSHLRELDLSYNHPGDSGVRLLSAGLEDPHCRLEKL, encoded by the exons ATGACTGTCCTCAGTGTAGAAAAGAGATCCAGAACACGTCCTGTACTACAGCAGCTGAGTCAACCCAATAAAACAAGAGGCTCTGAAAACAGTAAGACCACTTGCACAC TGGATGACAGCCTGCAGAGAGCTATAGTAAACCATAAAGACAGTCTGAAAAGGAGGTATGAATGTGTGATAGAAGGCATGGAAATAGCAGGGAACCAAACTCCCCTCAACAGGatttacacagagctctacatcacagagggagagagtgaaggggttaaCAATGAACATGAGGTGTGGCAGCTAGAGACAGCATCCAGGACACCAACCTCACATGACACAGCAATCCACTGCAATGACATCTTTAAACCCTTACCAGGCCAAGAGAGAagcatcagaactgtgctgaccaAGGGCATCGCTGGCatcggaaaaacagtctctgtgcagaagttcatcctAGACTGGGCTGAAGAGAAGGCGAACCAAGATGTGGATATCATATTTGTGCTTCCTTTCCGGGAGCTGAACTTGATTAAAGATCTCCAGTACAGTCTTCTCAGACTTTTAAATGGCTTCCACACAGAACTAGACATAGGCAATGCAAAGAACCTCACTGCCTGTAAAGctatgttcatctttgatggtttgGATGAAAGCAGACTTCCATTGGATTTCCAGCACAATGAAAAGGTGTCTGATGTCACCCAGCCATCATCTgtcgatgttctgctgacaaacctcatcaaggggaatctgcttccGTCTGCTCTCCTATGGATAACCTCCCGACCAGCAGCAACCAATCAGATCCCCCCTAaatgtgttgaccaggtgacagaggtacgagggttcaatgacccacagaaggaggagtatttcaggaagagattcagtgatgaggacctggccagcagaatcatctcacacataaagacatcaaggagcctccacatcatgtgccacatgccagtgttctgttggatttctgcaatagtccttgaacacatgttgagtacagacaagaggagagagatgcccacgactctgactgagatgtcaaTACACTTCCTGCTCATTCAGACCAGCCTGAAGAACCAGAAATATCATGGAAGAGATGAGATGGATCAACAGGAGCTCATGGAGTCAGATAAGGAAATTATTCTGAAGCTG GGGAAGCTGGCGTTTGAAAatctggagaagggtaatctcatgttctatgaagaagacctgaaagagtgtggcattgatgtcaaagaagcctcagtgtactcaggagtgTGCACACAAATCTTTAAAGAAGAGTCTGTGTTATTTCAGAGAGTGGTGTACTGCTTTgttcatctgagcattcaggagtttctctcAGCTGTCTACATGTACCATTGTTACACAACCAAGAACATGGATGCACTGAAGCCCTTCCTCAAGAGAAAGTCTAGACCTGCATCTGAAGAGCTAACCTTGCATGAGCTGCTGAAGAGTACCGTGGATAAAGCCTTGGAGAGCAAGAACGGACACCTGGACCTCTTTGTCCGCTTCCTTCATGGCatgtcactggagtccaatcagaaactCCTACGAGGTCTGGTGACACAGACAGAAAGCAGTCCAGACAGCGTCAAGAAAACAATCCGATCCCTTAAGGTGATGCAGAGGAAGAACATCTCCcctgagaggtgcatcaatctcttCCACTGTCTGATAGAGATGAAAGACCATTCAGTACAAGAGAAAATCCAAGCGTACTTGAGGTCAAAGAAGAGATCCAAAAAACTCACACATTCTCAGTGTTCAGCGCTGGCCTACATGCTACAGATATCAGAGGAGgttctggatgtgtttgacctgaagcaATACAAGACATCACAGGAGGGTCGTAGGAGACTGCTCCCAGCTGTGAGAGGCTGCAGGAAAGCTCT ACTCACTGGCTGTACACTCACAGACACATCCTGTGAAGTGTTGGCCTCAGCTCTCAGTTCAAACCCCTcaaacctgagagagctggatctgagtaaaaatgacctgaaggattcaggagtgaagctgctctctgctggactggggaatccctactgtaaactggagactctgag gctgtcaggctgtctagtcacagaggaaggctgtgcttctctggtctcagctctgaagtcaaacccctcacacctgagagagctggatctgagtaacaatgacctgaaggattcaggagtgaagctgctctctgctggactggggaatccccactgtaaactggagactctgag gctgtcacgctgtctagtcacagaggaaagctgtgcttctctggtctcagctctgaggtcaaacccctcacacctgagagagctggatctgagtatcaatgacctgaaggattcaggagtgaagctgctctctgctggactggggaatccccactgtaaactggagactctgag gctgtcaggctgtctagtcacagaggaaggctgtgcttctctggtctcagctctgaagtcaaacccctcacacctgagagagctggatctgagctacaatcacccaggagactcaggagtcagactgctctctgctggactggaggatccacactgcagactggagaaactc